In the Puntigrus tetrazona isolate hp1 chromosome 19, ASM1883169v1, whole genome shotgun sequence genome, CTAAACTTGCTGTCGTGTAGAGTTAAACTCGTGAACGATTCATTATCACATTATTCTGaatcaaaacaatatatagAAAAGCCAAAAGCGCTTCTCAGTGACGCTGCATTTAGTTGCATGGACACATGCAAGCCTCTAGTCATATATTAACtgctgtgcatgtgtgtgttttctgcagtACTCTCTTTGTAATGAACCCCTTATTGAACTGTCTAATCCTGGAGCGAGCGGGTCTCTCTTCTACGTATCTAGCGATGACGAGTTTATCATTAAGACGGTACAACACAAAGAAGCAGAATTTTTGCAAACACTCCTGCCAGGTTACTTTATGGTAGgtgtatattcatatacatttgtaaaaaaaaaattttttatcataatattaGTGCAGTAGTTTCCACTACATAATTCACTTTTCATCTTCTAGAACCTGAACCAGAACATGCGTACGCTGCTTCCTAAGTTCTACGGCCTCTACTGCGTTCAGGCTGAGGGGAAAAACATCCGAATTGTAGTGATGAACAACCTGCTGCCTCAAGCTGTACCCATGCACCTTAAATTTGACCTGAAGGGATCGACATACAAGCGACGCGCTTCACCGAAAGAAAGGGCCAAGAATTTGCCTACGTGCAAAGACCTAGACTTCATGCAGGACATGCCTGAGGGCATATTGCTGGAGAGTGACCACTATAATGCTCTATGCAGGACTATTCAAAGAGACTGTCGGGTAAGAGTGTGTGCGTTATAGACTAACATTATAGTAAGAGGAAAAAAGCTTATTCCAAATTGTGAATTGCCAAAGTTGCTCTGCCTTTCACATGGTTCATGTGTGGTTGTAGAATAACATCTTGCATCTGCTGCATGTGCCTCTCTAAATTTCCTGTATGTTTAGGTACTGCAGAGTTTTAAAATCATGGACTACAGTCTGTTGATGGGTATCCACAACTTGGACCGGGCAGGTGAAGAGGCATCTACTGCAGTTCCTGATACCCAGAAAAAGGCACAAGGCCAGAAGCCCCTGTACTGTACAGCCATCGAGTCTATTCAAGGGGAAGCCAAAGGAAAGTCTTCACCACAGCCATATGAAAGGTTAGTGATTCACCTTTGGCTGGCATCTTGGATCTGCAAAATCAGCACAAGACTGTCTAAATGCATATGGCTGTAGAGCCTGTTTTACAATAGCATTCAAAAGTTAGTGGctggtaaatatttttttaaaatgggttttGTTATGCTtaaaaagactgcatttattaacagtaaaacagagcaatttcaaatgtaaaatacaattgaatatattttatgcaacCTTTGTGTAGGGAAAATACATAATGGgtaacaatattataaatattgcaatAGCAAAGCTGTCTCTATAATTTATCTAACCCATGAAAATCCAACATAAATGCTCCTAGTAAATATCTGTTATTAAAGCATCAGCACTCAAAGAGCAGTTATTTTTATCTAAAGCTTAGGCTGCTGCGCACATTGTTTGGCATGGCCCAATGCCAGCAAatagtgctgcttaatatatagtataatctCTAAAAAATGTACACCTCAGGTCATCGCAATTTTATAAGGCTCCATTATTATATCAATGAATACGAGTATTGAATCATTCATAATGTCTACAATTTGTGTGTTATAATGAAAGTATTTATGAGCACGCACATTTCATTACTGCACTCATGACTGGCCATTGTGTGCTAGAAATCAACATTGTTCAACTCCGCATACACATTCAATTtaactgttaatattattattattattactgttgtgAAATTATTACTTGTGCCAACACATTTGTTAATGTGAGATTTATTGATTTGCAGCATGGGGGGTATTCCAGCATTTAATTCAAAAGGAGAAAAGTTGCTGGTTTTCATCGGCATCATTGATATCCTTCAGTCTTATAGGTAAAACGTATTTGCAtatctttgcattttttttcaaaataaattcctATACTTGGCTAACAACTGTGTGTTTAGGCTTGTGAAGAAGTTGGAGCACTCATGGAAAGCTCTGCTGCATGATGGGGTATGTGTCGCACTTTATATCAAACATTGCATGAAAACTAACTATACAAACATGTTTTAcccattttgtttattttttatttttctttctccgtTATTTTGATGTTCCCTCTGCAGGACACTGTATCTGTGCACCGACCGAGTTTCTATGCAGATAGATTCCAGAAGTTTATGTGCAGTACAGTCTTCAAAAAACCCACTAGTAAGTTCGATAGTGACATTGAAACATCTgcaatgcatatattaaaaggCTAATgcgttaaaaaaatgtgtattctTCTATTAGTGAAAACCTCTCCCTCAAAGAAAAGTCGAGGAGGAGCCGTGTCTATTGGGAAGAAGTCAAACATTTCAGTATCTGGACTATCACAACAACAGTCCCTTCCTGTAGCAGCAGAACAAACACAGCCACAACAGACTACAGCGCAGCTGTGCAGCAGTGGAGCGGTGTCCCTCAGCCCAGACAC is a window encoding:
- the LOC122323915 gene encoding phosphatidylinositol 4-phosphate 5-kinase type-1 alpha-like isoform X1; translation: MRSFSKAVKKHERNLSIPWMGTPGNRKMASSELLSISGASQTNKKTLGHRGIDPTGETTYKKTTSSALKGAIQLGITHSVGSLSQKPERDVLMQDFEVVESIFFPSQGSNSTPGHHHGDFKFKTYAPIAFRYFREMFGIRPDDYLYSLCNEPLIELSNPGASGSLFYVSSDDEFIIKTVQHKEAEFLQTLLPGYFMNLNQNMRTLLPKFYGLYCVQAEGKNIRIVVMNNLLPQAVPMHLKFDLKGSTYKRRASPKERAKNLPTCKDLDFMQDMPEGILLESDHYNALCRTIQRDCRVLQSFKIMDYSLLMGIHNLDRAGEEASTAVPDTQKKAQGQKPLYCTAIESIQGEAKGKSSPQPYESMGGIPAFNSKGEKLLVFIGIIDILQSYRLVKKLEHSWKALLHDGDTVSVHRPSFYADRFQKFMCSTVFKKPTMKTSPSKKSRGGAVSIGKKSNISVSGLSQQQSLPVAAEQTQPQQTTAQLCSSGAVSLSPDTQGDGGVQIARPDLLPQQLNEDEITSSSADTTLSATSPLSFRPSNTVALSYSSIAAQSSGESSDVEASSLSEIVPQTSTSE
- the LOC122323915 gene encoding phosphatidylinositol 4-phosphate 5-kinase type-1 alpha-like isoform X2, yielding MATPAVVSTDGTSSSTPGNRKMASSELLSISGASQTNKKTLGHRGIDPTGETTYKKTTSSALKGAIQLGITHSVGSLSQKPERDVLMQDFEVVESIFFPSQGSNSTPGHHHGDFKFKTYAPIAFRYFREMFGIRPDDYLYSLCNEPLIELSNPGASGSLFYVSSDDEFIIKTVQHKEAEFLQTLLPGYFMNLNQNMRTLLPKFYGLYCVQAEGKNIRIVVMNNLLPQAVPMHLKFDLKGSTYKRRASPKERAKNLPTCKDLDFMQDMPEGILLESDHYNALCRTIQRDCRVLQSFKIMDYSLLMGIHNLDRAGEEASTAVPDTQKKAQGQKPLYCTAIESIQGEAKGKSSPQPYESMGGIPAFNSKGEKLLVFIGIIDILQSYRLVKKLEHSWKALLHDGDTVSVHRPSFYADRFQKFMCSTVFKKPTMKTSPSKKSRGGAVSIGKKSNISVSGLSQQQSLPVAAEQTQPQQTTAQLCSSGAVSLSPDTQGDGGVQIARPDLLPQQLNEDEITSSSADTTLSATSPLSFRPSNTVALSYSSIAAQSSGESSDVEASSLSEIVPQTSTSE